The following are from one region of the Ananas comosus cultivar F153 linkage group 20, ASM154086v1, whole genome shotgun sequence genome:
- the LOC109725533 gene encoding myb-related protein Myb4-like, with amino-acid sequence MGRSPCCEKVGLKKGPWTPEEDQKLLAYIEEHGHGCWRALPAKAGLQRCGKSCRLRWTNYLRPDIKRGKFSIQEEQTIIQLHALLGNRWSAIATHLPKRTDNEIKNYWNTHLKKRLAKMGIDPLTHKPKSDALSPAAAASDHSKTVANLSHIAQWESARLEAEARLARESKLRAVAATATATATATAASARTMLPLLGHYHSFWQVKPTGAAGPSGSTVDLESPTSTLSFSENLFPPITIFEGSNGSGSGSILEGEAAEWKCLSKQPYQMFDTGFSRDGTWLQEYSSSAVTGSSSCADLGAGGFTYLVLDNSDDQNSSDGCGDSNSANGGSSNGEGGENKIYWSSILNLVNSSSPSDCPSVF; translated from the exons ATGGGCCGGTCGCCGTGTTGCGAGAAAGTGGGCCTGAAGAAAGGCCCGTGGACGCCGGAGGAGGATCAGAAGCTCCTCGCCTACATCGAGGAGCACGGCCACGGGTGCTGGCGCGCATTGCCAGCAAAAGCTG GGTTGCAGAGGTGTGGAAAGAGTTGTAGATTGAGGTGGACAAATTATCTAAGGCCTGATATAAAGAGAGGAAAATTCAGCATACAGGAGGAGCAAACTATAATTCAACTCCATGCTCTTCTTGGCAACAG GTGGTCAGCTATAGCAACACATCTCCCGAAGAGAACAGATAACGAGATCAAGAACTACTGGAACACCCACCTCAAGAAGCGGCTCGCCAAGATGGGGATCGACCCGCTCACCCACAAGCCCAAGAGTGATGCCCTCtcccctgccgccgccgcctcagACCACTCCAAGACGGTCGCCAACCTCAGCCACATCGCCCAATGGGAGAGCGCGCGCCTCGAAGCCGAGGCCCGCCTCGCACGGGAGTCCAAActccgcgccgtcgccgccaccgccaccgccaccgccaccgccaccgcagCATCTGCTCGTACCATGCTGCCGCTTCTCGGGCATTATCACAGCTTCTGGCAGGTGAAACCGACTGGTGCCGCTGGTCCGAGTGGATCGACGGTCGACCTCGAGTCCCCCACATCGACCCTGAGCTTCTCGGAGAATCTGTTCCCCCCCATCACAATCTTTGAGGGGAGCAACGGTAGCGGCAGCGGAAGCATCTTGGAAGGAGAGGCCGCAGAGTGGAAGTGCTTATCGAAGCAGCCATATCAAATGTTCGACACTGGCTTCAGCAGGGACGGAACGTGGCTTCAGGAATATTCCTCCAGTGCGGTGACAGGATCTTCTTCGTGCGCAGATCTTGGCGCTGGGGGGTTCACTTACTTGGTGCTTGATAATTCTGACGACCAGAATTCGTCAGACGGTTGCGGCGATTCCAACAGTGCGAATGGAGGGAGCAGCAACGGCGAAGGAGGGGAGAACAAGATCTATTGGAGTAGCATTCTCAACTTGGTGAACTCATCTTCTCCCTCGGATTGTCCATCAGTGTTCTAA
- the LOC109725532 gene encoding uncharacterized protein LOC109725532 isoform X2 has product MAALRTLTTARSSSASSSSPSSPSLSLSLFLLLLRCRRFSASSPAAAAAPPTPTPFMAQYLVDRVGFPPDKALYAASRSLSGLSSPARPDAVVSFLRGSASLSPPQILRFVRCRPSILAADVPSNLLPKLSLFRSLLPGAGAGAGAAEAPSELAALVTACASAFGYSAARLARSLAFLRDLYGGDDCGVVFALRRCPRLLSNDPDRVLSLNLAAVRDLYGGGRDPLPLIKRAPVLLTSSPERIALLFRAAEEVIGVGPESDLFPDAIGAVAPLSPEAFSNRVGMLRSYGFENTDLQLLSRHSPMTFRLKDHDLKAKLDFFTGTVGFTPRDILSNNWQINFSLDGRLRPRYNLVRGLQSKGLVPQDVNFTKVFIMAVERFNQEYVHKFVTSEGSNLVRSYMSSPAFRKEMPENGSGSSHSE; this is encoded by the exons ATGGCGGCGCTTAGAACCCTAACGACCGCTCGGAGCTCCTCCGCGTCCTCCTCGTCGCCGTCGTCtccatccctctccctctccctcttcctcctcctcctccggtgCCGCCGCTTCTCCGCCTcctctccggcggcggcggcggcgcctcctACGCCGACGCCGTTCATGGCACAGTACCTGGTGGATCGCGTAGGATTCCCCCCCGACAAGGCCCTCTACGCCGCGTCCCGCTCCCTCTCCGGCCTCTCCTCCCCGGCCCGACCCGACGCCGTCGTCTCCTTCCTCCGCGGCAGCGcctccctctctcctccccaG ATCCTCCGCTTCGTCCGCTGCCGCCCCTCCATCCTCGCCGCCGACGTCCCCTCCAACCTCCTCCCCAAGCTCTCCCTCTTCCGCTCGCTCCtccccggcgccggcgccggcgccggagccGCAGAAGCCCCCAGCGAGCTCGCGGCGCTCGTCACCGCGTGCGCCTCCGCCTTCGGCTACAGCGCCGCGCGCCTCGCCCGCTCCCTCGCCTTCCTCCGCGACCTCTATGGCGGCGACGACTGCGGGGTCGTCTTCGCCCTCCGCCGCTGCCCCCGCCTCCTCTCCAACGACCCCGACCGCGTCCTCTCCCTCAACCTCGCCGCCGTCCGCGACCTCtacggcggcggccgcgacccTCTGCCGCTCATCAAGAGGGCCCCCGTCCTCCTCACCAGCTCCCCGGAGCGCATCGCGCTCCTTTTCCGCGCCGCCGAGGAGGTGATCGGGGTCGGCCCCGAATCCGACTTGTTCCCTGACGCCATCGGCGCCGTTGCCCCGTTAAGCCCCGAGGCCTTCTCCAACAGGGTCGGGATGCTTCGATCCTACGGCTTCGAAAACACCGATCTTCAACTCCTGTCCCGGCACTCCCCAATGACGTTTCGGCTTAAGGATCACGACCTCAAAGCGAAGCTCGATTTCTTCACTGGAACTGTCGGGTTCACCCCCAGAGACATTCTATCAAACAATTGGCAGATAAACTTCAGCCTGGATGGGAGGCTAAGGCCGCGGTACAATCTGGTGAGGGGGTTGCAATCCAAAGGATTGGTGCCTCAAGATGTCAATTTCACAAAAGTTTTCATTATGGCTGTGGAGAGATTCAACCAGGAGTATGTGCACAAGTTCGTGACGAGCGAGGGTTCTAACCTTGTTCGGTCTTACATGAGTAGCCCAGCGTTTAGGAAGGAAATGCCTGAGAACGGTTCTGGTTCTTCACACTCCGAGTAG
- the LOC109725532 gene encoding uncharacterized protein LOC109725532 isoform X1 produces MGLIEVQFRRTPFPSRSLSRGAALHHPQSLSTSLLSLNPNPNPPSMAVLRTLTTARSSSASSPSPSSQFLSLFLLLLRCRRFSASSPAAAAPPPTPTPFMAQYLVDRVGFPPDKALYAASRFLSGLSSPARPDAVVSFLRGSASLSPPQILRFVRCRPSILAADVPSNLLPKLSLFRSLLPGAGAGAGAAEAPSELAALVTACASAFGYSAARLARSLAFLRDLYGGDDCGVVFALRRCPRLLSNDPDRVLSLNLAAVRDLYGGGRDPLPLIKRAPVLLTSSPERIALLFRAAEEVIGVGPESDLFPDAIGAVAPLSPEAFSNRVGMLRSYGFENTDLQLLSRHSPMTFRLKDHDLKAKLDFFTGTVGFTPRDILSNNWQINFSLDGRLRPRYNLVRGLQSKGLVPQDVNFTKVFIMAVERFNQEYVHKFVTSEGSNLVRSYMSSPAFRKEMPENGSGSSHSE; encoded by the coding sequence ATGGGCCTAATCGAGGTCCAATTTCGACGAACACCTTTTCCCTCTCGCTCGCTCTCGCGAGGGGCGGCGCTTCATCATCCCCAAAGCCTCTCCACATCTCTTTTGTCCTTAAACCCTAATCCGAACCCACCATCAATGGCGGTGCTTAGAACCCTAACGACCGCTCGGAGCTCCTCCGCGTCCTCCCCGTCGCCGTCGTCTCaattcctctccctcttcctcctcctcctccggtgCCGCCGCTTCTCCGCCTcctctccggcggcggcggcgcctcctCCTACGCCGACGCCGTTCATGGCACAGTACCTGGTGGATCGCGTCGGATTCCCCCCCGACAAGGCCCTCTACGCCGCGTCCCGCTTCCTCTCCGGCCTCTCCTCCCCGGCCCGACCCGACGCCGTCGTCTCCTTCCTCCGCGGGAGCGcctccctctcccctccccAGATCCTCCGCTTCGTCCGCTGCCGCCCCTCCATCCTCGCCGCCGACGTCCCCTCCAACCTCCTCCCCAAGCTCTCCCTCTTCCGCTCGCTCCtccccggcgccggcgccggcgccggagccGCAGAAGCCCCCAGCGAGCTCGCGGCGCTCGTCACCGCGTGCGCCTCCGCCTTCGGCTACAGCGCCGCGCGCCTCGCCCGCTCCCTCGCCTTCCTCCGCGACCTCTATGGCGGCGACGACTGCGGGGTCGTCTTCGCCCTCCGCCGCTGCCCCCGCCTCCTCTCCAACGACCCCGACCGCGTCCTCTCCCTCAACCTCGCCGCCGTCCGCGACCTCtacggcggcggccgcgacccTCTGCCGCTCATCAAGAGGGCCCCCGTCCTCCTCACCAGCTCCCCGGAGCGCATCGCGCTCCTTTTCCGCGCCGCCGAGGAGGTGATCGGGGTCGGCCCCGAATCCGACTTGTTCCCTGACGCCATCGGCGCCGTTGCCCCGTTAAGCCCCGAGGCCTTCTCCAACAGGGTCGGGATGCTTCGATCCTACGGCTTCGAAAACACCGATCTTCAACTCCTGTCCCGGCACTCCCCAATGACGTTTCGGCTTAAGGATCACGACCTCAAAGCGAAGCTCGATTTCTTCACTGGAACTGTCGGGTTCACCCCCAGAGACATTCTATCAAACAATTGGCAGATAAACTTCAGCCTGGATGGGAGGCTAAGGCCGCGGTACAATCTGGTGAGGGGGTTGCAATCCAAAGGATTGGTGCCTCAAGATGTCAATTTCACAAAAGTTTTCATTATGGCTGTGGAGAGATTCAACCAGGAGTATGTGCACAAGTTCGTGACGAGCGAGGGTTCTAACCTTGTTCGGTCTTACATGAGTAGCCCAGCGTTTAGGAAGGAAATGCCTGAGAACGGTTCTGGTTCTTCACACTCCGAGTAG
- the LOC109725351 gene encoding GDT1-like protein 5 has protein sequence MGLSLVEGFTKSLAMTVLSEIGDKTFFTAAILAMRHPRRIVLSGCLTALIVMTILSASLGWAAPNLISRKWAHHVTTVLFFGFGFWSLWEGFKEDGEAEELAEVEAKLDADWKAEKGEAKSNSKGNDDLKKQQRSFLTQFFSPIFLKAFSVTFFGEWGDKSQLATIGLATDENPFGVVLGGILGQALCTTAAVLGGKSLASQISEKMVALSGGVLFLIFGLSSFLSEAEP, from the exons ATGGGGTTGTCGCTGGTCGAG GGATTTACGAAGTCGCTTGCGATGACCGTGTTGTCCGAGATTGGAGACAAAACCTTTTTCACCGCCGCG ATATTGGCAATGCGTCATCCACGGAGGATTGTCTTATCCGGTTGTCTAACAGCATTAATT GTCATGACCATTCTTTCTGCTTCTCTTGGTTGGGCTGCACCAAATCTG ATTTCTCGCAAATGGGCGCACCATGTGACGACTGTGCTATtctttggatttgggttttggtcaTTATGGGAGGGTTTCAAAGAAGACGG GGAAGCTGAAGAGTTGGCAGAAGTAGAAGCAAAATTG GATGCTGATTGGAAGGCGGAGAAAGGCGAAGCCAAAAGCAATTCTAAG GGTAATGATGATCTGAAGAAGCAACAGAGATCATTTCTGACCCAGTTTTTCTCACCTATCTTTCTGAAG GCATTTTCCGTTACATTCTTTGGTGAATGGGGTGATAAGAGTCAG CTTGCTACAATTGGCTTGGCTACTGATGAAAACCCATTTGGAGTCGTTCTTGGGGGAATTTT AGGTCAAGCATTGTGCACTACAGCAGCTGTTCTGGGGGGGAAGAGCTTGGCTTCTCAAATATCTGAGAAGATG GTTGCGCTCTCCGGTGGAGTACTTTTCCTAATATTTGGCCTCTCATCGTTCTTATCCGAAGCAGAACCCTGA